Below is a genomic region from Phycisphaerae bacterium.
AGGCTTCCGCTCTCTCCCCGGACTCGCGAATTCCTCAGAACCCTCGGCCACGACAGCAAGCCCATCCTCCTTTCGGAATTCGGCGCCGGCAGCATGATGAACGTCATCGGCGAGTACCATCGCTTCCAGCAGAACGGCGCAAGCGACAAACTGGTGGACATGGGCTGCATACGGGGACTCTGCGAAAAACTCGAGGCGGACTGGCGGCGATTCGGCATGGAGAAGGTCTATCCGGTGCTCGAGGATATGCTCATCGCCAGCCAGGAACTCCAGGTACGCCAGCGGGAAATCGGATTCGATCTGATCCGCGCCAACCCGAAATTCTGCGGCTACAACATGACCGGTCTGCTCGACCACGGCATCACCGGCGAGGGGGCGTGGGACTTCTGGCGAGAGTTCAAACCCGGCATTTTCGACATGCTGCACAAGTGCCACAGCCCCCTGCAGTGGTGCCTGTTCGTTCCCGAAGAACACGTCTACTCCGGCAGGCAGTTCACCGTCGAAGCCGTCCTGGCCAACGAAGACGTCCTGCGCCCGGGAAACTACCCGGTGGTCCTGCAGATCGTAAGCCCCCACGGCGACGTTCTGTGGGAAAAGCGCGCCCGCGCGGTGGTCGATGCGTCCGCGAGCCCGGACTCGTCGCTGGCGATTCCCGTCGCCAAGGAGACCGTCCGCATCTCGGGCGGATCGGGCGAGTACACCTTCCGCGCGTACATGGAAAACGGCGCCAGGCCCGCCGGAGGAAAGGTCAAATTCCATCTCACCAACCCCGAGACGTTCCCGCGAGTCGAGAGCAGCGTCGCCCTCATGGGCATTCCGCGGGAGGTCGAGGAATTCCTCAGCGCGCATGGCGCAGCGTGCAGGCCGCTCGACGCCGAGACGATCGCCGCCAATGACGTCATCCTCATCGGCGATGTCTCAAACATGCAGATCGATCGGAGCGTGTGGGAAAAACTCTTCGACGGCGTCGCCCGTGGGGCCAGAGCGGCGTTCCTCTGCGCCGCGTCGCTGGGGCGGCTGGAGACTCCCGAGGTGCCGAATCACCGGGAGCACGCGTACCAACTCGATCATATCCTGCCGATAGGGGAAGGTCGGTGCTTCTCTTCGTTCGACTGGCTGTATCACAAGGAGTGCATCAACAAACCGCACCCGATCTTCGAAGGTCTCACCCGAGGCATGATGGATTTCGTCTACTATGGCCCGGTCGTGCCGACCTATGTCCTCGACACGCCGCGGGTGCCGGACCAGGTCGTCGCCGCGGCTTTCGCCGTCGCGTACTGCCCGGATCCGGATGGGTATTTCTCCGGCGTGCTGGTCGGTTCATACCGTCACGGCAAAGGCGGCTACACGATATCGACGATGGACATACTCGATAACGTCAATGCGCACCCAGCGGCGGACAGGCTGCTGCTGAACATTGTGAAGTTCCTTGCCGCGGATCGGGGACGGGACTGATCCTGCCTCACGCAGGCTGCCAGGCGTCCGGCGAGAACCCGCGCACTATCGGTCGCCTCCAAACCGGTCCAACTCCTCCCGCCACGACTCGTCCCGCTGCGCGCCCCAGATGTCCGTCTGCGGCAGCAGCAGTTCCGCCAGGTTGCCGCCCGCCAGTTCCTCCGGCAGCGGATAGTGCCGCGCCGGCACCCCGTACGCCAGCGTCCGCTCCGGTACGTCCTTGTTGACCACCGCCCCCGCCCCGATAAACGAATACGCCCCGATCCGCACGCCCGGACAAATCGTGCAGCCGCCGCCGATCGTCACGTGCTCCTCGATCACCGCGCCCGCCACCGGCGCCCGCCGGCGCATCGGAAACTTGTCGTTCAAAAACGTCGTGCCCGGCCCGATGAACACCATCTCGCCGATTCGCGTCGTGCTCGGAATGTACACGTGCGCCATGATCTTGACGCCCGACCCGATCGTGATCCGTCCCTCCAGCGTGCACTTGTGGTACACCACCACGCGGTCGCCGATCGTCGTCTCCGGCCGAATCAGCGCGTGATGCCCGCACGTGAACCGCCGCCCGATCGTCACGTCCGCGTAGATGATCGTGCCCGACTTGACGATCGCCCGCTCCCCGATCCGCGTCTTCTCCCGACAGCCCGGATACTTATAGCCCAGGATCACGTCCGGATCGATCTCGCTGTGCGGGCCCACTTCGTAGAATTGCTCTTCGCCCATGACCTAACCTTTCGAAAGCTGCTTCAATGTCCTGACCGCCTCCTTCGCCAGCGCGTCGCCGGCGGGCTTGCGATACGGCGGCAGAAAACGCGTGTACCGGTAAAACGACGACATGTACTCCCGGTCGCCGGTGTTCGGCCCGTCCGTGATGTAGCCGAACGACCGGTTCATGTACCCGCACGGAATGGTCAGCGCCGTCGGCGAGCCGCGCTTGATCTGACGGCCGATCCCCTGAAACGGCTCCCCGGGAATCCCCACCACCCCCACGTCGCCCAGCCGCAGCACCGCCATCTCCATCGCCAGCGACCGTGCCGCCTTCTCCGCCTTCCCCGTCCGCCGCTGACGCAGCGCCCATCGATACCACGGCGAGATCATTTCCACCAGCGCCGCCCGGTACCGCGGCGAAAGGGCCCGCGGAAAGTTCAACCCCACGCACGTCAGCGTGTGCGGGTCGCCCGCGCTGGCCCGACGAACGAAATCCCGTATCTCCTCCAGGTCCCGCTCCAGCGCCCGCTGAGACGCCAATTGGCCCAGCGGCACCTGGACCGTTCGCATCGCAAAACCCATGTCATGCCGCTGTGACCGGACCAGCCGCTTGGCCGCCTGCACGTAGCTTCGCCCCAGATACCGCCCGAACTGCATCGACCGCGCCACCCCGCCGCAAAACATCTCCTTGGAGTTCACGTCGCCGCAACACCCCTGCAAAAACGCCACCGGCGGCTCGCCGACCGATCCGCAAAAACGCTGGGCCAGCACCTCAGCCGCCACCTGCGGCCACTCGCCGAACGCCACGCTCTGCTCCGGATGATACGCCGTCACCGGATGACCCGTAAACTGCACCAACAGCAGCACAATCCCGCCGCCCGAGTCCTTGAGGCACACCACCGGCGCGTCCGTGTCGATATCCCCGCGAAAGTCCTTGCCCACCAGCCGGCGGTCCTCCTCGCGCATGAAATACGTCGAACCATCCGCCCGGCGGCCCTTGCGGTTGTACGTGATCCGGTCCTCCCGACCCAGACCGTAATGCACCGTCACCTCGCGCAGCTCCGACGCCAGCCGTCCCGCCGTCCTGACCGCGTCGTCCAAGAACCGACGGCCCAACGGCAGCAAGTCGCCCTGGTCGCGCTTTTCCGTGATCTGCGACCACGTCGAATGCGCCGAACGAACCAGCAGCGGAACGCAGTGGTCGTGCGACGAGAACACCAGCACATTCTCCGCCGCCATGCCCGCCCGCTCGGCGATCCGCTCGCGAATCCGCTCCGAGATCGTCTCCTCATCCGTCGAAAACGGCGAGGCCACCAGGCACACCCGAACGCTCCCCTCCTCCAGCAAAACCACCGTCGTCCGCAACGGTCCGACCACCCGCTCGATCACCGCGCCCGTCCGACCGGCCGTCGGATCGCCCACCTTCGAGACCGTCTCAAACGCTCCAGCCGCTGCCCGCACCGATCAACCCTCCGTAAACGTACACGCGTAAACCGCTGCGTTCGACAAATGCAGCCTCAGCCGGATCGACTGACCCACCAGCGACTCCGGCAACTGCTCAGCGTCCCACACCACCGGCATCGCCACGCCGTCGCCGCCGATCGGCCGGCAGCGCTCTTGCTCAAACCCTTCCACCGGTCCGCCGTCCGCCCGCAGCACCTCGACTCGCACCGCCCCCTTCGACGCCTCCGCGTTCAGCGTCAACCGCCGTCCCGGACACCTCAGCACGCTCGTTGTCAGCCGACCTTCGTCCTCGCCCGCCGACCATGCGGCAAAACCGTCGATCCTCAGCCGCGCCAGGCCCAGCCCGGTCTCGCGAATCCCGCCGTGCGGCCCGTTGCATCCGGCATAGAACAGCCACATCTCCTGCCCTCGAATGATCGGCTGCGTCGGGCCGAAAATCACGTGGCTGTCGAACTCGCCCCGCTCGCCGCGCGGGATCAGCGGCTGATGCGCCAGCGGCCGCGTCCAACTCCGCGTATCCGTGCTGATCGCCAACTCCAGATCGCACGTGTCCGGACCCGGATGCTCCGAGAACATCACCGCCATGCCCAGATACAGGTCCTCATACCGAAACACCGGCATCGCGTACGGCTGATACGTCCGCAGTTCCGAGGGCGCCGGCCGAAGCACTACCTCCGCCTCGCTCCAGTGCAAAAAGTCCTCGCTCTCCATTCGCGCGACCACCCGCGTCGGGTCCCACATCCGCGTGAAGCACACGTACCGCCCGCTCCGCTCGTCCCAGAACGCGTTGTTGTGCGTATCGCCCACCATCCCTGTAAGGGCCGAGACGTCCGCCGGCCAACTCCATCGCAGCCCGTCCGCCGAGAACCCGACCCCCAGGCCCCGCTGCTGCGGCGCCGTCCGGCCCGCCTCCACCTCCGAAAACGTCTCCGGCTCGTTCAGATGCACCAGCTTGTACCGCCGCGAAGCGTCCGGATCGTGATCGTCCCGAAACACCCCCGCTCCGTGCACCGACCGGGCCAGCAGGTTGTTCGCCGTCGTCCCGTTGTACGGACACAGTCCCAGCGACGGCTTCTCCCACACCAGGCCGTCCCGCGACTCCGCGTACGCCAGCGCCGTCTCCCTGCCCCACGGCGGCCGCTGAAACCGCACGAATGGGTTGTACCACAGCTTGAACCGTCCCTCCTCGTGCAGCACGTTGAGGTACATGTTGTCCGTCCGCACCTCCCATAGCCGGTCCTGCTCCATCAGGATCCGACCCTCCTTGACCACCCGGCCCGGACCCAGCACCGCCCCTTCCGACCGCTCGACCACCCGCCCGTCCCACAACAGCAGCTTCTTGGCCTGACCCATCGCAGCGTCCTTCCTGCCCTTGATCTTCCAACCTGTCTGAACCAATCGCCCCGATCATACCGGCCCAGCCGGTCCGCAGGCAACGAACACCCGCTTTTTTGCCGACCCTCCCGCATCGTCTCGACTGTGGCCTCAATACCGCCGCCCACGACATTCTGCATTCTGATATCTGCATTCCGCAGTTTCCATTCCATCTTCCAGACCTTCTGACTTCTGGCTTCTGACCCCAGAATTCCCTATAATCCCATCGTCCGGTCCGCCCGGGGGACGGATCTCCCGCCGGCCGATCCGACACAACACGCATAAGGAAGCTCGATGAAGCTCAAACGCGAACTCAACCTCCTGCACGTCTTTTCCATCGCCTCCGGCGGCATGCTCAGCGCCGGCTTCTTCATCCTGCCCGGCATCGCCCACGCCATGACCGGACCCGCCGTCATCGTCTCCTACGTCCTGGCCGGAC
It encodes:
- a CDS encoding N-acetyltransferase, producing the protein MGEEQFYEVGPHSEIDPDVILGYKYPGCREKTRIGERAIVKSGTIIYADVTIGRRFTCGHHALIRPETTIGDRVVVYHKCTLEGRITIGSGVKIMAHVYIPSTTRIGEMVFIGPGTTFLNDKFPMRRRAPVAGAVIEEHVTIGGGCTICPGVRIGAYSFIGAGAVVNKDVPERTLAYGVPARHYPLPEELAGGNLAELLLPQTDIWGAQRDESWREELDRFGGDR